One genomic region from Desulfonatronovibrio magnus encodes:
- a CDS encoding AEC family transporter, translating to MYNVFLALSPIFILIVMGWIFQRAQFPGPTFWPMAEKITYFVFFPALLFLSLYQADFSEADFPVLIVAVSAPMLAVCLLMLCFRPLIRISDPAFSSLFQGGLRPNTYVGISAAYIFLGETGLTLSAMVIAIMIPLANTISVAVVTRMGDNHSKGWLRAFKSLLTNPLIIACAAGIVANLSGLRLGLGTDEVVGILSQASLSLGLLAVGAGLEFRGLVSKWLPIFCSSIFKLAALPLLMGYFALWLGLEAEVVFVAVIFASLPCGAAAYVLARQLGGSLDMMAAIITVQTVAAMISMPLILGLFSG from the coding sequence TTGTATAATGTATTCCTGGCACTTTCCCCAATCTTTATTTTGATTGTCATGGGCTGGATTTTCCAGCGTGCTCAATTTCCTGGTCCCACATTCTGGCCTATGGCTGAGAAAATTACATATTTTGTTTTTTTTCCGGCATTATTGTTTTTAAGTCTATATCAGGCAGACTTCAGTGAAGCAGACTTTCCTGTTTTAATCGTTGCAGTAAGCGCTCCCATGCTTGCTGTTTGCCTGTTAATGCTTTGTTTCAGGCCGCTGATCAGGATATCTGATCCTGCTTTTTCCTCACTCTTTCAGGGAGGGCTAAGACCTAATACATATGTAGGCATTTCTGCAGCGTACATTTTTCTTGGTGAAACAGGCCTCACTTTATCTGCTATGGTTATCGCAATAATGATTCCACTGGCCAACACCATAAGTGTGGCCGTAGTAACCAGGATGGGTGACAACCACAGCAAGGGGTGGCTGCGGGCTTTTAAATCTTTGCTGACCAATCCGCTGATTATTGCCTGTGCAGCGGGCATAGTGGCTAATTTGTCAGGCTTAAGGCTGGGACTGGGAACGGATGAAGTTGTGGGCATTCTCAGTCAGGCATCGCTGTCTCTCGGGCTTCTCGCTGTGGGCGCGGGGCTTGAGTTCAGGGGATTAGTGTCAAAATGGCTGCCAATTTTCTGTTCAAGTATTTTCAAGCTGGCAGCTTTGCCTCTCTTGATGGGCTACTTTGCATTATGGCTTGGTCTTGAAGCTGAAGTGGTTTTTGTTGCGGTTATTTTCGCATCGCTGCCATGTGGTGCTGCAGCCTATGTGCTGGCCAGGCAGTTGGGAGGCAGCTTAGATATGATGGCGGCAATCATAACTGTACAGACCGTTGCTGCCATGATCAGCATGCCACTGATACTGGGTCTTTTTTCCGGGTGA
- a CDS encoding PG0541 family transporter-associated protein: protein MKFVHISFRFEYTDNIDALLDKHRIDDYVRYPMVEGKGQDGKHMGTQVFPGNFTVIQARVEPDQFPGLMSDLQEFRSSKSSHQHLRVMVLPVEDSLGF, encoded by the coding sequence ATGAAATTTGTACATATCAGCTTCAGGTTTGAGTATACAGACAACATCGATGCCTTATTAGATAAACATCGCATAGATGATTATGTGCGCTACCCAATGGTGGAGGGCAAAGGCCAGGATGGCAAGCACATGGGGACTCAGGTTTTTCCGGGCAATTTTACTGTAATCCAGGCCCGGGTTGAGCCAGATCAGTTCCCGGGCCTTATGAGCGATCTGCAGGAGTTTCGCTCCAGTAAATCTTCACATCAGCATTTAAGAGTCATGGTGCTGCCTGTAGAAGACAGCCTGGGTTTTTGA
- a CDS encoding efflux RND transporter permease subunit has translation MIWNFCIRRPVMTIVIFMVFAIFGAYGYLQMPVQENPDVEFPVISVTVVLPGAAPEIIEQEIIDPLEAEINAIEGLKDITSTASDGLGQVVAEFELWRNQDLAAQDVRDAVERARRMLPQDAESPIVRKLDLDSQAIMWIALVGDERWDEIRLSEYADNILKPQLETLRGVGQIMVGGARNYAVRIIIDTERLAAYDLVIDDVVNTIRSENVDIPSGRIEGVSREFLIRTKGQFSEAEPFNDLIIAYRDGSPVRLSDVGQAVDGVESDRQIARFSGEPSVGLGVVKQTGANTVELAELVRSRVKELAPGFPPGLEYRQAMDASIYIKENINDLQTTILIAAFLVVFVVLAFLRSLRGTIVVALAIPTSLLIGLAFINIMGFSINVLTMLALILVIGIVVDDAIVVLERSFYHMENGASAVPAARVGTTEVAFPALANSLSLAAVFIPVAFTGGIIGRFFFEFGLTVAVTVFASTFVALTLTPMLCSRLLKYQKRKSFLYQMSERHLKNFERAYVWVLRGAFKRRGLVVAVAIFAFFLGIAALMSIPQEFQADEDRSRFMLVFETPEGSTIRETDAFAAKIEKALADDPNISHQFLAVGLGPAGPGQPNRGIAFVTLTPRQDREKHQSEVMQNFRGVMAQIPDGRAFVLELTPGGVGGSPIEVVLKNPDLYELDELQNEIMGWMRSRPEWFVGVRTNLELNKPQIDVSIDRQRAAEMGVSVSGISNTLRYILGEVDISKIERLSERYDVITEAKGRGSMTPDFLRSIYVKNNDGSLISLESLVTIEETVGPSQIHRFNRMRSATISSSIPPGVAMGDAVNLLEEHLQTELPPQAEFEMAGMSQVFEESFYYLTITIIFSIIFIYLVLSAQFESFVYPLTIMTSLPLATVGAFGSLWLMGMNFNVYAFIGLIMLMGLVTKNAILLIDYTNVLVARGRKPMEAAQEAARERFRPVLMTAFSTILGMMPIALGFGTGGEARSPLGISIVAGLFTSTALTLIVIPVVYTLYDQLQSFILRLWGVEAKNV, from the coding sequence GTGATCTGGAATTTTTGTATTCGCAGGCCGGTGATGACCATTGTCATCTTCATGGTTTTCGCAATTTTTGGAGCATATGGCTATTTACAAATGCCTGTTCAGGAAAATCCTGATGTTGAATTTCCTGTGATCAGTGTGACTGTTGTATTGCCCGGTGCAGCCCCGGAAATCATCGAACAGGAAATCATCGACCCCCTTGAAGCTGAGATCAATGCCATTGAAGGTCTCAAGGACATTACATCAACTGCAAGCGACGGCCTGGGCCAGGTGGTGGCTGAATTTGAATTATGGCGCAACCAGGATCTTGCTGCTCAGGATGTGCGTGATGCAGTGGAGCGGGCCAGAAGGATGCTCCCTCAGGATGCTGAATCACCTATTGTGCGCAAGCTTGACCTGGATTCACAGGCCATCATGTGGATAGCTCTGGTGGGAGATGAGCGCTGGGATGAGATCAGGCTCAGTGAATACGCGGATAATATACTAAAGCCCCAGTTGGAAACTCTACGCGGCGTGGGCCAGATCATGGTGGGCGGAGCCAGGAATTATGCTGTTAGAATCATAATTGATACTGAACGCCTCGCTGCTTATGATCTTGTTATTGATGATGTGGTTAATACCATACGAAGTGAAAACGTAGATATTCCCTCAGGCCGTATTGAAGGAGTGTCGAGAGAATTCTTGATCAGAACTAAAGGGCAATTTTCGGAAGCGGAGCCCTTTAATGATTTGATTATAGCATACAGGGACGGTTCTCCTGTTCGACTGTCTGATGTTGGGCAGGCTGTTGACGGTGTTGAAAGTGACCGGCAGATTGCCAGATTTTCAGGCGAGCCGTCTGTGGGGCTGGGTGTTGTAAAGCAGACCGGTGCCAATACTGTTGAGCTTGCCGAACTTGTCAGGTCCAGGGTCAAGGAGCTCGCTCCGGGATTTCCTCCCGGGCTTGAATATCGACAGGCTATGGACGCATCCATTTATATCAAGGAAAACATCAATGACCTGCAGACGACGATTCTTATTGCGGCTTTTCTCGTGGTCTTTGTTGTCCTGGCATTCTTGCGCAGCTTAAGAGGAACCATAGTGGTAGCTCTGGCCATTCCGACCTCTCTTCTCATTGGCCTGGCTTTTATCAATATAATGGGCTTCAGCATCAATGTTTTAACCATGCTGGCTCTGATTCTGGTTATAGGCATTGTAGTAGATGATGCCATTGTTGTGCTGGAAAGAAGTTTTTATCATATGGAAAATGGTGCTTCGGCTGTTCCTGCTGCGAGAGTGGGTACCACGGAAGTTGCTTTTCCTGCGCTGGCCAACTCGCTTTCTCTTGCAGCTGTGTTTATTCCAGTTGCCTTTACAGGGGGAATAATAGGGCGTTTCTTTTTTGAATTCGGGCTTACCGTAGCTGTCACAGTATTTGCTTCAACGTTTGTCGCCCTGACTCTTACCCCAATGCTCTGCTCAAGGCTGCTGAAATATCAGAAGCGAAAAAGTTTTCTTTACCAAATGTCGGAACGGCACCTGAAAAATTTTGAGAGAGCTTATGTATGGGTCCTCAGGGGGGCCTTCAAGCGAAGGGGGCTTGTGGTAGCTGTGGCCATTTTTGCCTTTTTTCTGGGCATTGCCGCATTGATGAGCATCCCTCAGGAGTTTCAGGCTGATGAGGACAGATCAAGATTCATGCTTGTTTTTGAAACCCCGGAAGGCTCAACAATCAGGGAGACAGATGCTTTTGCAGCCAAGATTGAAAAGGCCCTTGCTGATGACCCTAATATCAGTCATCAATTTCTTGCAGTAGGACTTGGCCCGGCCGGACCGGGACAGCCCAATAGAGGGATAGCTTTTGTAACCCTGACTCCGCGACAGGATAGGGAAAAGCATCAAAGTGAGGTAATGCAGAATTTTCGGGGTGTCATGGCCCAAATCCCGGATGGACGGGCTTTTGTGCTGGAATTGACACCTGGTGGAGTTGGGGGCTCGCCAATTGAAGTTGTGTTAAAGAACCCTGATCTGTACGAACTGGATGAGCTGCAAAATGAAATAATGGGGTGGATGCGTTCCCGCCCGGAATGGTTTGTAGGGGTCAGGACCAACCTTGAGCTGAACAAGCCTCAGATCGATGTTTCCATAGACAGACAAAGAGCGGCCGAGATGGGTGTATCTGTTTCAGGTATATCCAATACATTACGCTACATCCTGGGAGAAGTGGACATATCCAAGATTGAACGTCTCTCGGAAAGATATGATGTTATTACAGAGGCCAAGGGCAGGGGCAGTATGACCCCGGATTTCCTCAGAAGTATATATGTCAAAAATAATGATGGCAGCCTGATATCTTTAGAAAGCTTAGTAACCATAGAAGAGACTGTCGGGCCCAGTCAAATTCATCGTTTCAACAGGATGCGCTCAGCAACCATTTCTTCATCCATTCCACCGGGAGTGGCCATGGGTGATGCAGTAAATCTTCTTGAAGAGCATCTGCAAACAGAGCTGCCACCTCAGGCTGAGTTTGAAATGGCAGGTATGTCGCAGGTTTTTGAAGAGTCATTCTATTACCTGACCATTACAATTATCTTTTCCATTATTTTTATTTATCTTGTGCTTTCTGCTCAATTTGAGTCTTTTGTGTATCCGCTGACCATTATGACTTCTCTGCCCCTTGCAACGGTTGGTGCTTTTGGATCATTATGGCTCATGGGAATGAACTTTAATGTTTACGCTTTTATCGGGTTGATCATGCTCATGGGGTTGGTTACGAAAAATGCGATCCTGCTCATTGACTATACCAATGTACTTGTGGCCAGGGGCAGAAAACCCATGGAAGCTGCTCAGGAGGCTGCGCGGGAAAGATTCAGACCTGTCCTGATGACTGCCTTTTCAACCATTCTGGGTATGATGCCTATTGCGCTGGGATTCGGTACAGGCGGTGAAGCCAGGTCTCCCCTTGGCATTTCCATTGTTGCCGGGCTTTTCACTTCAACCGCTTTGACTCTGATAGTCATTCCAGTTGTTTACACCTTGTATGACCAGTTACAGAGCTTTATCCTCAGACTCTGGGGGGTAGAGGCAAAAAACGTCTGA